A genomic segment from Terriglobales bacterium encodes:
- the ndk gene encoding nucleoside-diphosphate kinase, which yields MKTLERTLSIIKPDAVKKNAAGDILLTLEQKGFRILGMKMLEITKEQAEGFYAVHAGKPFFNSLTTFMSSGPMIVLALEKENAIADLRELMGATNPANAKEGTIRKKWASSIEANAIHGSDADDTARFELSYFFAGYELAR from the coding sequence ATGAAAACTCTGGAACGCACGCTGTCGATCATCAAGCCGGATGCGGTCAAGAAGAACGCCGCCGGCGACATCCTGCTCACGCTCGAGCAGAAGGGCTTCCGCATCCTGGGCATGAAGATGCTCGAGATCACCAAAGAGCAGGCGGAGGGCTTCTACGCGGTGCACGCGGGCAAGCCTTTCTTCAACTCCCTGACCACGTTCATGTCGAGCGGGCCTATGATCGTGCTGGCGCTGGAGAAGGAGAACGCCATCGCCGACCTGCGCGAGTTGATGGGTGCCACCAACCCGGCCAACGCCAAGGAAGGCACCATCCGCAAGAAGTGGGCGTCGAGCATCGAGGCCAACGCCATCCACGGCTCCGACGCCGACGACACCGCCCGCTTCGAGCTCAGCTACTTCTTCGCCGGCTACGAGCTGGCGAGGTAA
- a CDS encoding 2-hydroxymuconate tautomerase, translating into MPHIQVTLLKGRTSEQKRKLVKRLTDAMVEEAGASRDAVTVALVEVEKEDFARGGTLIADRK; encoded by the coding sequence ATGCCGCATATTCAAGTCACGCTGCTGAAGGGCCGCACCAGCGAGCAGAAGCGCAAGCTGGTGAAGCGCCTCACCGACGCCATGGTGGAAGAGGCGGGCGCGAGCCGCGACGCTGTCACCGTCGCCCTGGTCGAGGTGGAGAAGGAAGACTTCGCCCGCGGCGGCACGCTGATCGCGGACCGAAAGTAG
- a CDS encoding putative quinol monooxygenase — MIVLAVTWKAKPGHEAEVARLFALQQKESSKEAGCRMFVVHRHMSDPARFFLYEQYDDQAALDAHRASSHFRKYVTGELPKVAERVEGELYEPM; from the coding sequence ATGATCGTTCTTGCGGTCACCTGGAAGGCAAAGCCCGGCCATGAAGCCGAGGTGGCGCGCCTCTTCGCCCTCCAGCAGAAGGAGTCGAGCAAGGAGGCGGGCTGCCGCATGTTTGTCGTGCACCGGCACATGAGCGACCCTGCGCGCTTCTTCCTCTACGAGCAGTACGACGACCAGGCGGCGCTCGACGCTCACCGCGCCTCGTCGCACTTCCGCAAGTATGTGACGGGCGAGCTGCCCAAGGTGGCCGAGCGGGTGGAAGGCGAGCTGTACGAGCCCATGTAG